The Thermanaerothrix sp. genome has a window encoding:
- a CDS encoding sigma-70 family RNA polymerase sigma factor has translation MDLWERVRSGDDEAREEAILSMRPMVFWLAKRIGSPGALQDLVQEGMVGLIEAVDNFDPLRGLKFSTYAYYRIRGRMINFLTRVEAHA, from the coding sequence ATGGATCTGTGGGAGAGGGTAAGGTCCGGCGACGATGAAGCCCGGGAGGAGGCAATCCTATCCATGCGGCCCATGGTGTTCTGGCTGGCCAAGCGGATAGGATCTCCCGGGGCTCTTCAGGACCTGGTCCAGGAGGGCATGGTGGGTCTCATAGAGGCGGTGGACAACTTTGATCCCTTGAGGGGGCTTAAGTTTTCCACCTACGCCTACTATCGCATAAGGGGCAGGATGATAAACTTCCTAACCCGGGTGGAGGCCCATGCT